Genomic segment of Panicum virgatum strain AP13 chromosome 9N, P.virgatum_v5, whole genome shotgun sequence:
CCTTAAAAATCCAAAGCACCCTAACTCGTTGGGCCGAGTATGACAGTATGACGTGACTAATcctaaccagttaggacgagaatggcattattacgtgactgaccctaatcaGTATGGTAGGTCATCCTTAGTATATAGTAAAAACTCATTATACAAAAGTATATGGTCATGGAGTCGTACCCTAAAAAATTCGAGAGCACCCTAACTCGTTGGGCCGAGTATGACAGTATGACGTGACTGACACTAATCAGTTAGGACAAGTATTGCAAGAAGTTAAACGAGATTGACTCTAACCAGTTCGGACGATTGTGAGCCCTAATCAATTAGGACGAGTATGGCAGTATGACAAAAAGGCCagatgagaggagagggaaaACGAAAAAGCCAGatgagagagagggaaaagaagGCACATATTTCAAAAATCCACCGCCGTCCCTGTCTGTGGTTTGGAGAGCTTGATATTTGTGGACCCCATATATTTCTAATTTCTAATATCCCAAAAATCTGGGCTGTAAAAAATGAACTAATGACAAACATAACGGGCCACGCCGGCAGCAACAAACTGGGCCAAAAAAAATAATCCGCATGCGAACTGGGCCAGACAAAAAAGGAACAGCGGGAAAGGGAAGGAGAACGCGCTCCCGCGCCGGATGCCGGCCCACGCCTGTGGGGTCGCAGCGGCTGTCGGATCGTTTGTTGGAAGGAGAAGTAGCGCGCGATGGCCAGAATGGAATCTGGTATAGAGATAGAGAGTAGAGATAGGTGCACTTCAACCACCGcgctctccccccccccccccccaaatcagTGGAAAGAAGAGAAGGAAGAAATGGAGGAGGAAGGATATGAAGAAAAGGAAATGGAGCACCCCGTTCCACCAGTCATGGATCCGACACTGCATGAATTGAAGTAGTCTCAACATAGTTGAATCCATGAAGTAGTCTCATATGTTTCCTAGAGTCTATATATGCATTAATTCTTTTATTTCCGTTTATGCTACTAAAAGCTTTAATTTATGGCTCCACTTTAATTTCTTGTTACTGGATCCTTTGGTTAGAAAAAGGGACATCGGCCTGCTCTTGTATATGATTCGTCGCTTAATTTTGGGCTCAGCCGCGTCACGTTGCATCAGTGCCGCCACTCTTAATGCTTCACACAATGGGCCTTTCCCTTATTGTTAAAATTATTGACATTATTGTCTTATTGTTTTACAATCATCTATTATATACTATAAGAAACCAAAACAATTAAAATTAGTATGTACCTAGAAAATTCACACCCCCCTCTCACGGTGTTCCCACCTGTCGGGAAGGTGGACAATGAAAGTCTGGTGATGAAGAGAAAAATCTCTCTTTCTAAAATATTTCTCATGATTTGGCTCTTTTTTTCACCTAGGAGTAATCTACCCACTAATTGCACCCACCCAAAATTTCCGGATTAATGGATCCGTTGCGCGGCTGATTTTACTGCGCCCCTCGCCTCCCCACCTTTCCTTCTTCCGCTCCCCGAGAAAATTGCAAAAATGGGACTCGAAACAACGCGCTTCGCAAACTTGCTATTCCAAACATTGCCTTCGTAAAAACGGGACTCTAAATGTTAGGCACTAGATTATACTGCCATTTGGGAtattttcttccttttcttttttctttctcttgtaTTTGGGGTGTGAAATGCCCCTTTTGCCTCTCCTATTTTTTTCTGCACCATACGCTGGCTGGCCGCCCATCGCTGCTCTTGCAGGCAGACAGGCTGCCCGCCGCCCGCTGGGCAGGGGGAGGCTGGCAGGCTGCTGCCACCGCCGGGGtttgcaggcaggcaggcaggccgtTGCCGTCTCCTGCCTTCTGGGCGTGCACCGGCGTCCTCATGCATGGGTGCGGTCACAGCACCGGCGTTCTCGAccatggcggccgcggcccgagcgccgccgccctcgaccATGGCGAGGCCACAGCGACGGCCTTGTCGGCCATGGAGGGCGCGGCCACAGCGACGGCCTTCTCGGCCATGGTGGGCGCGGCTAGAGCACCGGCGTtctcggccatggcgggcgcggccagagcgccgccgccctcggccaTGGCGGGCACGGCCACAGCGCCGGTGTtctcggccatggcgggcgcggCCACAGCGCCGGCATTCTCGGCCATGCCGGGCGTGGCCAGAGCACCACCGTCCTTGGCCATGGCGGGAGCGGCCACAGCACCGGCGTTCTCGGTCATGGTGGGCGCggccagagcgccgccgccctcggccaTGCCGGCCGCGGCCAGAGCGCCGGCGCCCACGGGCATGGCAGGCACGGTCATGACGCATGTGAGTCAAGGGCAAGACGCCGGCGGTCGGTGGTGGGGCGGTATGCGGCGGTCGAACGAGCAGCCCTAGGTAGCGATGGCGAACAGACGTAAGATGAGATGCTTCTCCATCCTATCCAAATCCCATGCAAATATAGATAGGCAAGGGACATTTCACCCTCCCAAAtatatgaaaagaaaaaagaaaagagggaaaATATCCAAAATGGCACTATAAAGTGTCTGATGTTTGGAATCCCATTTTTACAAGGCGATGTTTAGAATGGTAAATTTGCGAATCACCTGATTTCGAGTcctatttttgtaattttctcCCGCTCCCgtccctcgccctcgccctcatCCTCcccatcctccgccgccgcgccgcgctgccctcccccgccaggccgccggagcgcgaGCTGCGGGCCCGCACGCTCggttcctccctcctccgccggccgccccccctcccgccgcgcccgcccctatcccgccgccgccttcgagcCCTCCAGCCTCCCCCCGCGCCCGCCACCGCGTGCTGTGCCTCTTCGCCGCACTCCGACCCTGGCCTCCTGCGCCGCACCCCGCCACGCATCCTACCTGTcgagcgcgcgccgcgccgcctccccctgGCCATCCGCGCCGTCTTCGGGAGCCCCAGGCCGGGCGGATCGCCAGTGCCCAGGCGGTCCCTAGCGCCAGCGGATGCCGCGACCATCGCGCCTACCTCCGTGCCGTCGTCGGCCTTCTCAGCCATCGATTTCCTCACCCTCCACGCAGATCTGCTGAGGAGACGAGGAGTTCTGCTCCTCCCTGTTCGATTCCGCTAAAGGTAACCCCTTTATTACCAGAAAAGTCCTCAAAGACAGCGATGCTGATTAAAACACTGGTGTGCACTTGCAACGCCCGAGGGATAAGGACGAGAAGCCGCAGCCGCCCCCCGCCGACGAGGGGGGACGCGTACAAAGAAGGCCATGGCAGATGAATGCCCGTCGGAGCCCCCAACCAGCATCGACAACTCTTATCCAGAGAGCAGTCAATCCTACATATGAATCGTTCAAGCAAGCTCAGCATTGGGGCATGGGACAATCATGGTGAGCATGATGCTGGCACACATTGATTTACGCACCAAAGCTGTTTGACTGAATGCTCATGAATCATGCCTATATATTTTGTTCAAAATTGGCTTTGCATTTGTTAACCAGGTGATGACCGGTATAGAAGGCCCAAAACTTctatattatatatttaattacATTGTTTCGTGCAGGGAgctataacaaaaaaaaaaccgtTATTGAAGAATCACATATGTGTGTACTTTGTAGAGACAAAACTGGAACTCTAGCTTCATAAACTCACAGTACTTACTTAGAGCACTACAGCTGGTAATAGGTGTTTTTTTTCGTACAGAATAGAGTGATAAATTGTATAGCATAGCATTAGGAGTTCAAGGAAAAGGAAGAATCTTGGCCCATACCAAATTAGAATAACACCCTTAGGAGCAGTCATGATTTCCAGCAGTTGCGTGACGGAGAACAGTTTCTACCTGTCTTTATAGCTTTGTTTACAGTTTATGCTGCCAAGTCCATGGAATAGAATGTACCCCATAATGTTACATTGAAAATATACCTAGGCTGCTTTTGTGGGAATATCCAAATTGGTTTCAGGTTTTGGGGAAGAAATTTCTGCTTACTGCAGCCTGCAGCTTGGGTCCCCTGTTTTTAGCTGGTTGACAGTTCATGTATGCTCACCTTGTTTTTTAGCTATACCAGTTATACTCTCACTTGATTTTGATAAGATCTGTGTTTTCACATGCATTTTGCTATTAGAATGATATATGTTACGTGTGTTTAAAAGAAAGTATAAATTAGTTCATTGATATTTTTTCCCTACAGTGTGTTCAACGATGGTTTCATTTCCTGTACTCATTCATGGCTTGTCTTGTGGACCTTTGTCACTTTGTAAGCAGTTATGTCCCTCTCGATGAGTGCATCACCGCTGCCTGAGGGCATGTAGGAGGTTAGTTCATGGAACCATCATAGTAAAAATGTCTTATTCTAATTTCCATGTTTCATTTTGTGGGTCATTAATCTTTTGCACATCAGGTTTACATGGCTGTGTAGATTGGAGACCCTTTCAATCAGAGGATTTTCAGCCAACAGCACTGCTTGACTACTCAGCTAGGTCATTTCTTCCGCATTAGTTTATCCTGTTATGCAACATACTGAATTAAAAAATAGGTGTCATGCTTCCTGTCGATCAATTCGAGCATGTCCTGACTCCTGAAAGATCACGTAGATGGTTGAATGATCCCTTGCTGATTGAACTTGTCCAGGCCTCTTTGCTCCTCCACCGTGGTGTAAGCTCCAAGTGCTGCTTGAAAAGATCCAGTCTATGATGATGGAAACATAAagagaggatttttttttcttttaaacatGCCCATTTTATATGTTCAGAAGTACTATAGCACTGAAAAACTGTTAAGATCCTCTCCAACCACATTGCCTGGGCCATTGTTGATGTGCGGCACTCTAACTGGATCTTTTCAAAAGGAACGAGCCTAAAGgtactccctccctccctccatccATGAGGTCACGTGATATTAATTAATCTCCATGTGCAAATGGAAATATAACCCTGAAATTTCCTATTTTTTGTATGTAAATAAATCAAACAGTTTGTAGTATGATAAAGAAGGTTGACTGACTTGACCTATTTGTATCTTGACACTTAAACTAAGTGAAATTGCAGCTCAAACATGTTCTATCACTACCTTCATCTTTTGAACATAATTTGCATTAATGTTATTTTTTGGTTTGGTATTACACGACACATGCTTTCATTTGCCGTCATATACACCTTATTTCCTCCTAATTTATCTGATTGCATAATTCACTTAATACTCCACGAATAA
This window contains:
- the LOC120689045 gene encoding cuticle protein 21.3-like yields the protein MTVPAMPVGAGALAAAGMAEGGGALAAPTMTENAGAVAAPAMAKDGGALATPGMAENAGAVAAPAMAENTGAVAVPAMAEGGGALAAPAMAENAGALAAPTMAEKAVAVAAPSMADKAVAVASPWSRAAALGPRPPWSRTPVL